The Gemmatimonadota bacterium genome includes a window with the following:
- a CDS encoding glycerol-3-phosphate dehydrogenase/oxidase, with translation MTYDAIVLGAGINGCGIARELSERGQRVLVLDKGAIGGGTSSKSSRLVHGGLRYLETRQFGLVREALSDRLELLGRYPELVSMRPFYLPIYRKSPRPVWRLWTGIKLYDALAGRHNIYRSRKVPRKLFTREFPALKQEGIRAVLRYYDGKTNDLALTKRVAEDAQELGCVFREGIDVQHVAWEETGFALLGGETKYRSHTLINATGPWIDEVAARYHLPSRFQIRKVSGIHIFVDGLLTPHPLFLQTEGKRIFFLIPEPERDQTIIGTTEREERGRVDDVVIHEEDINYLIRAVNAYLTPNRQLQHADITDATVGVRPLVEKKGDATALSREYELDLHTRGQTQLLNIFGGKLTTYLSLSRRVAKTLGIKEIATMALRA, from the coding sequence ATGACTTATGACGCAATTGTATTGGGTGCAGGGATCAATGGATGCGGCATCGCGCGTGAACTCTCCGAGCGCGGGCAACGGGTGCTGGTGCTGGACAAAGGCGCGATTGGCGGGGGCACATCATCCAAATCATCGCGATTGGTCCACGGTGGATTGCGCTATTTGGAAACGCGGCAATTTGGACTGGTGCGAGAGGCTTTGAGTGATCGTCTGGAACTTTTGGGACGCTATCCCGAATTGGTCTCAATGCGACCGTTTTATCTGCCAATCTATCGCAAGAGCCCGCGTCCCGTCTGGAGGTTGTGGACGGGGATCAAGCTCTACGACGCACTGGCTGGGCGGCACAATATCTATCGGTCACGTAAAGTCCCTCGAAAGCTATTTACCCGCGAATTTCCCGCATTAAAGCAAGAAGGGATTAGGGCGGTACTGCGCTATTACGACGGCAAGACAAACGATCTCGCACTCACAAAGCGCGTGGCAGAAGACGCACAAGAACTGGGATGCGTATTTCGCGAAGGGATAGACGTTCAACACGTGGCCTGGGAAGAAACCGGATTTGCCCTGTTGGGCGGGGAAACAAAATACCGCAGTCACACCCTGATCAATGCAACGGGACCGTGGATTGATGAAGTCGCAGCGCGCTATCACTTACCATCGCGATTTCAGATTCGAAAAGTGAGCGGCATTCACATTTTTGTAGATGGACTGCTCACACCTCATCCCCTATTTTTACAAACCGAAGGCAAGCGCATCTTTTTTCTCATACCCGAACCAGAACGCGATCAAACAATAATTGGCACAACCGAGCGCGAAGAACGCGGACGAGTAGATGACGTAGTGATTCACGAAGAAGATATCAATTATTTGATTCGGGCAGTAAATGCGTACCTGACGCCAAACCGTCAGCTTCAGCACGCGGATATCACAGATGCCACTGTGGGGGTTCGTCCCCTCGTAGAAAAAAAAGGCGATGCAACCGCGCTCTCGCGGGAATACGAACTGGATTTGCACACGCGCGGGCAAACCCAATTGCTCAATATATTCGGCGGAAAACTGACGACGTACTTATCGCTATCGCGCCGAGTCGCCAAAACACTCGGCATCAAAGAGATCGCGACAATGGCACTGCGCGCTTAA
- a CDS encoding diaminopimelate decarboxylase: YVYDQRTLEAQAEAVLNFPNAFGLTARYAMKALPNSTVIRILTQRGLHIDASSGYEAERALRAGVPGHHIMLTAQQIPENLKHLIDRGVIFNACSLNQLRTFGDLFPGRSLSVRINPGMGSGHSKRTNVGGPAASFGIWHEYISDVHKICKQRNLTITTMHTHIGSGNDPEVWERVALMSLKICVGFENATTLSLGGGYKIGRMPGEVSTDLQVIGQHMAEAFEMTARQTGRSLRLEVEPGTYLVANAGAIVATAIDVVETGKNGYKFIKTDTGMTEVIRPSMYGAQHPITVVPAEKEERGIDEYIVVGHCCESGDVLTPAPDDPEGLLPRLLTETKVGDAVVIGGSGAYCAGMSSKNYNSFPEAAEVLLDRDGALHLIRKRQTLDQVLQNEIVPDFLTTKS; this comes from the coding sequence TATGTTTACGACCAGCGCACGCTGGAAGCACAGGCCGAGGCAGTGTTGAACTTCCCCAATGCCTTTGGACTGACCGCGCGTTATGCGATGAAAGCATTGCCCAACAGCACCGTAATTCGCATCTTAACGCAAAGGGGATTGCACATCGACGCCAGCAGTGGATACGAGGCCGAGCGCGCCCTGCGGGCTGGTGTGCCGGGCCATCACATCATGCTTACGGCACAGCAGATACCCGAAAATTTGAAACACCTGATCGATCGTGGTGTAATCTTTAATGCGTGTTCCCTGAATCAACTGCGAACATTTGGCGACCTGTTCCCCGGGCGATCGCTTTCCGTGCGTATCAATCCCGGCATGGGATCTGGGCACAGTAAGCGCACCAACGTGGGAGGACCGGCCGCGAGCTTTGGGATCTGGCATGAATATATCTCCGATGTCCATAAAATTTGCAAACAGCGCAATTTGACCATAACGACCATGCATACGCATATCGGGTCGGGCAACGATCCCGAAGTATGGGAGCGCGTCGCATTGATGTCATTGAAAATTTGCGTTGGATTTGAAAACGCCACCACATTGAGCCTGGGAGGTGGGTACAAGATTGGGCGCATGCCGGGAGAAGTATCGACGGATTTGCAGGTAATCGGACAACATATGGCCGAAGCCTTCGAAATGACCGCGAGACAAACCGGACGATCGTTGCGTTTGGAAGTGGAACCAGGGACATATCTGGTCGCAAATGCCGGGGCAATCGTTGCAACGGCGATTGATGTGGTAGAGACCGGGAAAAACGGGTACAAATTTATCAAAACCGATACCGGGATGACCGAAGTGATTCGCCCGAGCATGTACGGGGCGCAACATCCCATTACTGTGGTGCCCGCCGAGAAAGAAGAACGCGGGATAGACGAATATATTGTGGTAGGACATTGTTGTGAAAGCGGCGACGTATTAACCCCTGCGCCCGACGATCCCGAAGGACTACTACCCCGGCTATTGACAGAAACAAAAGTGGGAGACGCCGTGGTCATTGGCGGATCGGGCGCGTATTGTGCGGGCATGTCGTCTAAAAATTACAACTCCTTTCCCGAAGCAGCCGAAGTATTATTGGACAGAGACGGCGCATTGCACTTAATTCGGAAACGCCAGACACTGGATCAGGTCTTGCAAAATGAAATTGTACCGGACTTTTTGACCACTAAGAGCTAA